The sequence below is a genomic window from Actinokineospora baliensis.
GGGTCGAGCAGGACACCGCGACCCGGGTACCGGCGGGCCGGACCGCGGGCGCGACCGTGCTGGTGGTGGAGGACAACGCGGACCTGCGCGGGTTCCTCGCCCGGCTGCTCGGCGCGCACTGGTCGGTCGTCGTGGCGGCCTCCGGCGAGGAGGCGCTGGCCGCGATCGGCGACCAGCGGCCGGATCTGGTGCTCAGCGATGTCGCGATGCCCGGCATGGACGGGTTCGGACTGCTCGCCGCGCTGCGCGAAGACCCGGCGACCGAGCAGATCCCGGTCATCCTGCTCTCCGCCCGCGCCGGTGAGGAGGCCGCGATCGAGGGCCTGGCGGCAGGGGCGGACGACTACCTGGTCAAACCGTTCTCCTCGCCGGAACTGCTCGCCAGGGTCCGCTCGACACTGGAACTGGCCAGGGTGCGCACCCAGCAGGCGGCGTGGCGGGCCGCGCTGGTCGACGCGCTCGACGACGGGTTCTTCACCGTCGACGCGGACGGCACGCTGCTGGAGATGAACGCCGCGTGCGGGACCATCCTCGGCTGGGGCGCCGAGGGGCTGCCCTACCGGCCGCCGTACCCGTGGTGGCCGACCGATCCCCGGCAGCGGGGAGACCGGGAACGGGTGCTCGCGCAGACGCTGTCCGGTGAGGGCGGCCGCTACGTGCAGCCCGCGCGCCGCCCCGACGGCCGCGAGATCTGGATCGCCTTGGCGTTGAGCCGGGTGCCCGCACCCGCGGGCGACGGCCGGATCTACGTCGGCACGGTCCGGGAAGTCACCGAGGACGTGCGCGCCGCGGAACGGGACCAGGCACAGGCCGGGCTGGCCACCGCGCTCGCCAACGCGACCGGGGTGGGCCAGGTGATCGACGTGGCCAGCAGGATGGTGGGCTCCGCGTGGCAGGCCGGTCCCGCGGTGGTGGTCGAGTGGCCGGGAGATCCGTTCGGCGCGGGCGCGCCGGAGGTGCGCAGCGAGGGCGGAACGGCCTGGACGGCGCTGCCGGAGCCCGTGCGCTCGGCGCTCGAACGGGCGCGGCAGAGCAGGCTTGTGCAGGTGGTCACCGACGAGCGCGGTGCGGCCACCGGGATCGCGGGACCTTTGGACACCGCGGCACCACCGACCGCCGTGTGGCTGGCTTTCACCGAGCCGAGGCCGTTGACGGAGGTCGACCGGTACCTGTTCGGCGCGCTGTGCGGGCAACTCGGCGTGGCGTTGAGCCGGGCCCGCTCGTACGACACGCTGCGCACGGTCGCCGAGACGTTGCAGCGCTCCACGCTGGGCCCGACGAACCTGCCGGACGGGTTCGCCGTGCGCTACGAGCCCGCTGTCAGCCCGCTCGAGGTGGGTGGCGACTGGTACGACGTGGTCACCCTCGACGAGCACCGGGTCGCCGTGGTGGTGGGCGACTGCGTGGGCCGGGGTTTGGCCGCGGCGTCGGTGATGGGCCAGTTGCGCAGTGCCTGCCGCGCCTTGCTACTGCGCGCGATCGGCCCTGCCGACATGCTCACCGCGTTGGACGACTTCGCCGACCTGCTGCCCGGCGCCGTGTGCACGACCCTGTTCTGCGCGGTCATCGATGACCGCGGCGAGCTGATCTACAGCAGCGCGGGCCACCCGCCCGCGCTCATCGTCGACCCCAGCGGTGCGACGACGGCGCTGGACAAGGGGACATCGGTGCCGTTGGCCGTGCCGAGCCCGACGCCGCGCACCCAGGCCCGCACCCGCATCACCCCCGGCAGCACACTCCTGCTCTACACCGACGGCCTGGTCGAACGGCGCGGGGAGTCACTGGACGACGGGATGGCGCGGGCCGAGCAGGCCCTGCGCGTCAACCGGGACCAGTCCCCCACCGACCTCGCCGACAAGCTCTTGGCGGAACTGCTGCCCACCGGCGGTCACGACGACGACGTGGCGGTGTTGCTCTACCGGCACCCCGGCGGGGAGAACGGGTGATCAGCCCGCGGCGAGGGCGTCGGCGACCGACCTGTGCACCTCGAGCACGTTGTCCAGCGAGCTGACCTGGATCGCGCGCAGCACGGCGCCGCCGTCGGTGAGGATCCGCAGTGGGCGTGCCGCGTCGCGGCAGCGGGTGTGGTACTCGACCAGCAGGGCCAGTCCCGCGGAGGCGAGGAACCCGACCTTGGTCAGGTCGAGCAGGACCGGGGTGTCGATCTCGCCCTTGGCGACCGCGGCTTCCAGGTGCTCGCGCAGCACCGGCGCGGTGCCCATGTCGATCTCGCCGCGGACGTGCAGCAGCACGGCGTCCTCGCGGTCGGCGAACTCGGCGGTCAGCAGGTCCGACGTACTCATGGCAGCCCTTCCGGGTGTGGACACGGCAGTGGGACGGCTGGCTGCTCAACCGCCACGGCGGCCAGCCTAGTAGGTTCTGCTCCGCCGGATCGAGCCGTCCCAGGTCGAGCGGGAAGCCGAGCCCCGACCGGACGCGTCCGACCGGCGTGCGACCCGAGGAGCAGCAGGTGAGCCAACCCAGCGGGGCCCCGGCGGCCGATGTCGAACTGCGGCTGCGCGCGGACCTGGCGAACCTGCCGATCGTGCGCGCGGTGGCCGCGGCGGTGGCGATGGCGGCGGACTTCACCGTCGACGAGATCGCCGACCTGCGGCTGGCGGTGGACGAGGTGTGCTCGCAGCTGATCGTGCTGGCCACGCCGGGGGCGGACCTGGACTGCCGGTTCACCCGGGAACCCGACGGGGTGTCCTTCGGCGCGAGCACCCGGTCGCACACGGGCACGGCCCCGGCCACCGACACCTTCGGCTGGCACGTGCTGCGCACGTTGGCGGACTCGGTGGAGACCGGGCTCGGCGAGGGCGTGCGGCCCCCGGTGCACATCACCGTCCGCAAGGCGCGCGGGCGCTGAGCCCCGAGACGCTCGTCTCCCCCACCCGGCGCCGCGATGGTGGGAAGATCGACCGCGTGGGCACCCTCCTGGCGATCAGCGACCTGCACATCTCCTACGCGGAGAACCGCGAGATCGTGCGCGACCTGCACCCCGAGTCCGCCGACGACTGGCTGATCGTCGCGGGCGACGTGGCCGAGCAGGTCGCCGACGTCGAGTGGGCGCTGGAGCTGCTCGCGGGCCGGTTCGCGAAGGTCGTCTGGACGCCGGGCAACCACGAGCTGTGGACGATGCCCGCCGACGCGGTGCAGGCCAGGGGCGTGGAGCGGTACCAGGCGTTCGTGGACACGTGCCGCCGGATCGGCGTGCTCAGCCCGGAGGACGAGTACCCACTGTGGGAGGGCGCGGACGGCCCGGTGCGGGTGGCGCCGCTGTTCCTCGGCTACGACTACACGTTCCGGCCGGAGGGCGCCGCGACCAAGGACGAGGCGCTCAAGATCGCGCACGCCAGCGGCGTCGTGTGCACCGACGAGTACTACCTGCACCCCGACCCGTACCCCAGCCGCGACGACTGGTGCCGGGCGCGGGTCGCCGAGACCGAGGCCCGGCTGGCCGCCGCAGCGGACCCGGCGGCACCGTTCGTGCTGGTCAACCACTACCCGCTGGTGCGCGAACCGACCAGGGTGCTGCGCTACCCCGAGTTCGCCCAGTGGTGCGGCACCGAGCTGACCGCGGACTGGCACACCCGCTTCCCGACGGCGGTGATGGTCTACGGCCACCTGCACATCCCGCGGATCACGCACTACGACGGGGTGCGCTTCCAGGAGGTGTCGCTGGGCTATCCGCGCGAGTGGCGCAGGCACGGGCACCCGCACGGGTTGCTCCGAAAGGTCCTGACCGCGCACGAGCGCGTCTAGGGTCGAACGTTCCCAATTCCCTCAGTAGTCACCGCCCCTGACGTCGAAACGGGCCCTGACCTGCGGCTGAGCGCATTCTATGTGGCCGGTATCACCCTGGGGTTATGCCTGGTTGGGATGAGTGTCGCCGGAATCGGTCACCCATATTGGTGAACGACAGTCGACGGCCGGGCAACCAGGCCAGGAAAAGGGCACTCCGGACGCCGACGGCGAAAGGTGGCTCGCCATGACCGCGGCGGAATTGTCCGACCTGCGCGCGCTGGACGGGGGCGTCGACACGGCGCCCGCGTTCGACGTGCCGGACTACCGGACGAGACTCGGGTGGCCGGTGGACGGGGACGCGGTCAACGCGTACCTCGACCTGGGCTCGGACCAGGTCGGTGGCCTGCGCATGCGCGCGGGCCTCGGTGCCGAGGTGCAGTGGTGGTTGCGCCTGCGGATGCTGGCGGGCCCGGTGCTCGCGGTGCCCGGCAAGCGGACCGAGTGGACCTTCCTGACCCAGCCCATCCCCGACGAGCACCACCGCAGGCCGCTGCCGCCCGGTGTGGAGCCGGTCAGCGCGCGCGTGCTGGTCCCGACCGCGCTCACCGACCGCTCCCTCGTGTTCTGGGCCACCGCCCCGGACGTCGAGCACCCCAGCCTCCCCCTGTTCACCTCCGTGGTCGGCGCCGTCCGAAGCGTCCTCTACGGGCATCGGTTCTGAACAACCCTGACCACCGGCGGGTGGCCGCGCACCCCCTGCGACGCGTGAGCGTCGCGCGGCGACCCGCCCACCTCCGCGCCGCGAAACCCGCACCGTCCCCTGCCGGTGTGGGTTTCGCGGCGCGCTCCACCCCGGACAACACCCGCTCGACGCCGCCACCGGGGTGAACTGGCACGATCGACACACCATGACGCTCACCGCGCGGCTGCCCGCCTCCCCCGACCCGGACACCCTGTTCGACGCGTTCGCCTCCTGGGCGGCCGACCAGGGCCTGGCCCTGTACCCGGCCCAGGAGGAGGCGTTGATGGAGATCGTGTCCGGCGCCAACGTCATCCTCAGCACGCCGACCGGTTCGGGCAAGAGCCTGGTGGCGACGGGCGCGCACTTCACCGCCATGGCCCACGGCAAGCGCACCTTCTACACCGCGCCGATCAAGGCGCTGGTGTCGGAGAAGTTCTTCGCGCTGTGCGACACCTTCGGCGCCGAGAACGTCGGCATGATGACCGGCGACTCCAGCGTCAACGGCGGCGCGCCGATCATCTGCTGCACCGCGGAGATCCTGGCCAACATCGCGCTGCGCGACGGCGCGGACGCCGACGTCGGCCAGGTCGTGATGGACGAGTTCCACTTCTACGCCGAGCCCGACCGCGGCTGGGCGTGGCAGATCCCGCTGATCGAACTGCCCAAGGCGCAGTTCGTGCTGATGTCGGCGACCCTGGGCGACGTCACCCGGTTCAAGGACGACCTGACCAGGCGCACCGGCCGCGACACCGCGGTGGTCACCTCGGCGCAGCGGCCCGTCCCGCTGCTCTACACCTTCGGCATGACCCCGTTGACCGAGGCGCTGGAGGAGTTGCTCAGCACCAACCAGGCACCGGTGTACGTCGTGCACTTCACCCAGGCCGCGGCCCTGGAGCGGGCGCAGGCGCTGATGAGCATCAACGTGTGCACCCGCGAGGAGAAGGACCGGATCGCGGCGCTGATCGGCGACTTCCGGTTCTCCTCCGGGTTCGGCAAGACGCTCTCGCGGCTGGTGCGCCACGGCATAGGCGTGCACCACGCGGGCATGCTGCCCAAGTACCGCCGGTTGGTGGAGCGGCTGGCGCAAGCGGGCCTGATGAAGATCGTCTGCGGCACCGACACGCTGGGCGTGGGGATCAACGTGCCGATCCGCACGGTCGTGTTCACGGCGCTGTCGAAGTACGACGGGGTGCGCACCCGGATCCTCAAGGCGCGCGAGTTCCACCAGATCGCGGGCCGGGCGGGCCGCGCGGGCTACGACACGCTGGGCACGGTGCTGGTGCAGGCGCCGGAGCACGTGATCGAGAACGAGAAGTCGCTGGCGAAGCTGGGCGACGACCCGAAGAAGCGGCGCAAGTTCGTCCGCAAGAAGCCGCCGGAGGGGATGGTGTCGTGGGGGCAGCCGACCTTCGAGCGGCTGCGCGACGCCGAGCCGGAGCCGCTGACCTCCAGCTTCCAGGTCAGCCACTCGATGCTGCTCAACGTGATCGGCCGCCCCGGTGACGCGTTCGCCGCGATGCGCCACCTGCTGGAGGACAACCACGAGGACCGGCCAGCGCAGCGCCGCCACATCCGCCGGGCGATCGCGATCTACCGCGGCCTGCTCGAGTCGGGCGTGGTGGAGAAGCTCGACGAGCCCGACGAGCAGGGCCGCCGGGTGCGCCTGACCGTCGACCTGCAGTTCGACTTCGCGCTCAACCAGCCGCTGTCGCCGTTCGCGCTGGCCGCCGTCGAACTGCTCGACCGGGAGTCGCCGTCCTACCCGCTGGACCTGCTGTCCATCGTCGAGTCCACTTTGGACGACCCGAGGCAGGTGCTCTCGGCGCAGGCGCACAAGGCGCGCGGCGAGGCGGTGCAGGCGATGAAGGCCGAGGGCATCGAGTACGACCAGCGGATGGAGCTGCTGGAGGCGGTCACCCACCCGAAGCCGCTGGCGGAGCTGCTCGGCCCGATGTTCGAGACCTACCGCCGCGGCCACCCGTGGGTCGGCGACCACCAGCTGTCGCCGAAGTCGGTCGTGCGCGACATGTACGAGCGGGCGATGACCTTCACCGAGTACGTGTCGTTCTACGCGTTGGCCCGCTCGGAGGGCTTGGTGCTGCGCTACCTCGCCGACGCTTTCCGCGCGGTCCGCCAGACCGTGCCGGACGAGGCCAAGACCGAAGAGGTGTCGGACCTGATCGAGTGGCTCGGCGAGGTCGTGCGCCAGGTCGACTCCAGCCTGATCGACGAGTGGGAGAAGCTCACCAACCCCACCGACGGCGAGGAGGAACCGGTCGACAAGGCGCCGCCCGCGGTCACCACGAACCCGCGCGCGTTCCGGGTGCTCGTGCGCAACGCCCTGTTCCAGCGCGTCCAACTGGCCGCCCGCCGCGACTACACCGCCCTCGGCGCCCTGGACTCCGACAGCGGCTGGGACGCCGAAGCCTGGGCCGACGCCCTGGAGCCGTACTTCGACCTGCACAGCCGGATCGGCGTCGGCCCGGACGCCAGGGGCCCGGCGCTGCTGATCATCGAACAGGAACCGGAGCGCTGGCTGGTCCGCCAGATCTTCGAAGACCCCGCCGCCGACCACGACTGGGGCTTCACCGCCGAGATCGACCTCACCGCCTCCGACGAAGCGGGCACAGCGGTCGTCCACATCACCGCGGTCGGCGAGCTGTAGGGAGGAGCCAGATGACCAGGGGCGATGGGGACCGGGTGGTCCTGTGCGGGCTCGGGCACGAGCACTGGGGGCACTACGGCGCGGCGGGGTTGTTGCCGGTGGCCGACGGGTACGTGCTGTTGCAGCAGCGGGGTGCGGGGACCAGCGGGAGCGGGACCTGGGGGATGTTCGGCGGTGCTCGCGACAGCCACGAGGACACGGTGACCGCGGCGCTGCGCGAGGCGGGCGAGGAGAGCACGCTCGACCCGGAGCTCGTCGACCCGTTCGGGGTGGTGGTCGAGGACCACGGCGGGTGGACGTACGAGACGGTGATCGCGTGGGCCGATGAGCGGTTCGCGGTGGAGCCGGTGTCCGCGGAGACGGCGGGGGCGGCCTGGGTGCCGGTGGACGCGGTCACCGACCTGGAGCTGTTCGCGCCGTTCGCGGCCAACTGGACGCGGCTGCGGGAGTGCCTGGAACCACCGGTGCTGGTGGTGGACTGCGCCAACGTGATGGGGTCGCGGCCGGACGGCTGGTGGCGGGACCGGGCGGGGGCGGCCGCGCGGCTGCGGGACCGGTTGGCGGCCGCGGACGGTTTCCCCGGGTTGCCGCCGTTCGACGTCGCCTACCCGGAGATCGTGCTGGTGGTCGAGGGGCAGGCGAGGCGGACCGCGGCGGTGCCGGGGGTGGAGGTCGTCTCGGCGCAGCACAACGGGGACGACAAGATCGTCGAGGTCGCGCGGGAGAACCCGGGGTGCGTGGTGGTCACCGCGGACCGGGAGCTGCGGGCGCGGTGCGTGGCCGTCGGCGCCCAGTACATCGGGCCGGGGTGGCTGCAGGACCTGTTGCCGGACTGACCCACGTCCGTCCACACGGGACGGGAGCTCAGGAGGCCTTGGAACTGGAGGCCGCGGTGACGGCCTTCTCCAGTTCCTCGCGGGTCATCTTGGAGCGGCCCTTGATGTCCAGTTCCCTGGCGAGCTTGTCCAGGTCCGCCTTGCTGAGGGAGTCCAGGTCCGCCTCGGGTGCCCGGCGCTTCTTGCGGCCCTCGACGCTCTTGCTGAGGGCCTCGAACAGGTCGACCACCTTGGTGGGGGTGCTGGGCTCATCGCCCGCGACGACTTCGCGGCCCTCCTTCTTGTCCTCGATGAGCTGCTCCACGCGCCGGGTGTAGGTGTCGTGGTAGTCCTCGGGGTTCCACTGCTCGGTCATCGAGTCGACCAGGCTGATGGCCATGTCGAGTTCCTTGCCGCGGGCGGGGGTGATCTCGGGGAGGGCCTTGAGCTCCTTGGCCGGGTCGCGCAGGTCTTCGGCGAACAGCAGGGTCGTGAGCACGAGCAGGTCGTCGTCGCCCGCGCGGACGGCGGTCAGGTATTCCTTGCCCCGCATGACGAAGGTGGCGATGCCCGCGCGGTTGGTCTTGCGCATGGCCTGCAGGAGCAGCCCGTAGGCCTTGGTGTACTCCTCCTTCGACGGCGCCAGCCAGTAGGTCTTCTGGAAGTGGATCGGGTCGATCTCCTCCAGGTCGACGAACGCGGAGATGTCGAGGGTGCGGGAGCGGCCGGGGGCGATCTGGTCGAGTTCCTCCGGCTCGACGATCACGTACTCCCCCGCCCCGACCTCGGCGCCCTTGACGATGTCGGCGAAGGCGACCTCCTCGCCGGTGCGCTCGTTGACCCGCTTGTAGCGGATCCGGTCGGTGGTGCCCCGCTCGAACTGCCGGAAGCTGATCGTGTGGTCGTCGGTGGCCGAGTAGAGGTCGACCGGCACCGTCACCAGCCCGAAGTTGATCGCCCCGTGCCAAATCGGTCGCGCCACGTCCGCCTCCCGCCGTGTCCTTGGCCTCCAGTGTGGACCAGGAACACCGGAAAAGTCCTGTTCAGCGCTCGTCGGTGACCAAGCCCGCACGCAGCGTCTCCAGCGTGCGGGTCAGCAGCCGGGACACGTGCATCTGCGAGACGCCGATCTTCTCCGCGATCTGGGTCTGGGTCATGTTCCGGAAGAAGCGCAGCATCAGGATCCGCCGCTCCCGCTCGGGCAGCCGCTCGATCAGCGGGCGCAGCGACTCGTGGTCCTCGATGCCCAGCAGCGCGGCGTCGTCCTCGCCGAGGGTGTCGGCGAGCGGGTCGGAGTCGGGGTCGCCGGAGGACAGCGCCTCGTCGAGCGACACCGACTGGTAGACCTGCCCCGCCTCCAGGCCTTCGTACACCTCTTCGCGGCTCATCCCCAGGTGGGTGGCGATCTCGCTGGGCGTCGGCGCCCGGCCCAGGCGCTGGGACAGCTCGTTGCCCGCCGCGGTGATGGTCAGGTGCAGTTCCTTGAGCCTGCGCGGCACCCGGACCGACCACGCGGTGTCGCGGAAGTAGCGGCGGACCTCGCCCATGATGGTCGGCACCGCGAAGGACAGGAAGTCGATGCCCCTGGTGGGGTCGAACCGGTCGACCGCATGGATCAGCCCGACGGTGGCCACCTGGGTCAGGTCGTCGCGGGCGACGCCGCGGTGGGCGAAGCGCATCGCGATGTGCTCCGCGAGCGCCAGGTGCCCGGTGACCAGCTTGTCGCGCACCGCTTCGCGCCGGTCGTCGCCCTCGGGCAGCTCGCCGAGCTCGGTGAACAGCGGCGCCAGGTGGCTGTACTCGTGCGTGGAACCGGTGGGGGTCTCCGCGCTCACCCGACCTCCCGCGTCCCGATCCGGGCGGGCGCACCGGCCCGCGCACCCGCGTGCGTCCTCGGTCGCCCACCCGATCCCGGTTTCACGCCACCGACACTAACCGCGCCCACCGGGCGCGCTCGCCACCCGGACCGGGTGGCCCCCGCCTGGACCCACCGACCGTGTCGCCACACCCGATCGGGTCCCACTGTCGGGGTGCTCACCAGCACGCCGACGCCGCTGCCCTCGCCGGTCATCGCCGCGAACTCCCCGTCATGTGCTCCACGTACCCACAAACGCGCACAAGGACACCTGCGCGTTCGGGTGGCCACCCGCGCCGGACCTACGCGCGCGACCCGTCGGCGATCGGCCCCAGCACGTCGTAGGGCGGCACCCAGCCGCGTTCCACCAGCACCCGGTGCAGGTCGCGCACCGCCCGCTCCAGTTCGACCTGCCCGTCGCCCGCCTCGGCCAACGCGCGGGCCGCGGCCAGCAACTCGGCGTCGAACCGGTCGGGCTCACCCGCGTCGTCCTCCGGGTCGTCCACACCGATGTTGCGGCGCAGGTAGCTGTCCATCGGTTCGACCGACGGCTCGGCGAACATCCCCACCACCAGGTGCGCCACCCGGTGCAGCTTGGTGTTGTACTGCTGGGAAAGCCGCACCAGGGCGTCGAACGCCTCCTTGGGCGAGCACCGCCGCAGCACCACCAGCACGCCCATGGCCTGCTCGATGGTGGCCCTGGTGCGCAGCGCGCGCCGCAGACCGTCCAACTCGGACTGCAGCTGGGCCACCCGCGAACCCGGGTCCGGGCTCACCGGCTGCCCCCCGCTCGCTCCTGCGGTCTTCGCACCGCGGTGCCCATGACGGTCTTCCTCCCGGTCCACGTCCACTCGGTCGATCCCCGGCGTCGGTGGGGGTCGACGCACGGGGTCGCGTCGGGCGGGGGTACGAGCGGGCAGCGACCACCGCCGGTGACGGGCGGGGTCGGGCAGCACGCAGCCCCTCGCTCAACGCGAGTGCCGGGGCGGCGATCGAGCGACCCGCTCTCGGGGTGGGCCCGGGTGTCGCCCCCCGGCGTGCTGCGGCTGCTTGCTCAACCGCTACCGGAGCACTCTAAAGATCACGCCGAAGCGGGCACAAGGCGGGTCGGCTGTCGTCCGGCAGGCGGACCGGGCCACCCCTACGGTGGGTACGCGAGCCGCACGACAAGGTGACACGGAAAGGAGCCAGACATGCTGGCGGTGACAGAAGCGGCGGCGGACGCCATCAACGCGCTGA
It includes:
- a CDS encoding DEAD/DEAH box helicase; protein product: MTLTARLPASPDPDTLFDAFASWAADQGLALYPAQEEALMEIVSGANVILSTPTGSGKSLVATGAHFTAMAHGKRTFYTAPIKALVSEKFFALCDTFGAENVGMMTGDSSVNGGAPIICCTAEILANIALRDGADADVGQVVMDEFHFYAEPDRGWAWQIPLIELPKAQFVLMSATLGDVTRFKDDLTRRTGRDTAVVTSAQRPVPLLYTFGMTPLTEALEELLSTNQAPVYVVHFTQAAALERAQALMSINVCTREEKDRIAALIGDFRFSSGFGKTLSRLVRHGIGVHHAGMLPKYRRLVERLAQAGLMKIVCGTDTLGVGINVPIRTVVFTALSKYDGVRTRILKAREFHQIAGRAGRAGYDTLGTVLVQAPEHVIENEKSLAKLGDDPKKRRKFVRKKPPEGMVSWGQPTFERLRDAEPEPLTSSFQVSHSMLLNVIGRPGDAFAAMRHLLEDNHEDRPAQRRHIRRAIAIYRGLLESGVVEKLDEPDEQGRRVRLTVDLQFDFALNQPLSPFALAAVELLDRESPSYPLDLLSIVESTLDDPRQVLSAQAHKARGEAVQAMKAEGIEYDQRMELLEAVTHPKPLAELLGPMFETYRRGHPWVGDHQLSPKSVVRDMYERAMTFTEYVSFYALARSEGLVLRYLADAFRAVRQTVPDEAKTEEVSDLIEWLGEVVRQVDSSLIDEWEKLTNPTDGEEEPVDKAPPAVTTNPRAFRVLVRNALFQRVQLAARRDYTALGALDSDSGWDAEAWADALEPYFDLHSRIGVGPDARGPALLIIEQEPERWLVRQIFEDPAADHDWGFTAEIDLTASDEAGTAVVHITAVGEL
- a CDS encoding NUDIX domain-containing protein encodes the protein MTRGDGDRVVLCGLGHEHWGHYGAAGLLPVADGYVLLQQRGAGTSGSGTWGMFGGARDSHEDTVTAALREAGEESTLDPELVDPFGVVVEDHGGWTYETVIAWADERFAVEPVSAETAGAAWVPVDAVTDLELFAPFAANWTRLRECLEPPVLVVDCANVMGSRPDGWWRDRAGAAARLRDRLAAADGFPGLPPFDVAYPEIVLVVEGQARRTAAVPGVEVVSAQHNGDDKIVEVARENPGCVVVTADRELRARCVAVGAQYIGPGWLQDLLPD
- the ku gene encoding non-homologous end joining protein Ku; this translates as MARPIWHGAINFGLVTVPVDLYSATDDHTISFRQFERGTTDRIRYKRVNERTGEEVAFADIVKGAEVGAGEYVIVEPEELDQIAPGRSRTLDISAFVDLEEIDPIHFQKTYWLAPSKEEYTKAYGLLLQAMRKTNRAGIATFVMRGKEYLTAVRAGDDDLLVLTTLLFAEDLRDPAKELKALPEITPARGKELDMAISLVDSMTEQWNPEDYHDTYTRRVEQLIEDKKEGREVVAGDEPSTPTKVVDLFEALSKSVEGRKKRRAPEADLDSLSKADLDKLARELDIKGRSKMTREELEKAVTAASSSKAS
- a CDS encoding ATP-binding protein, encoding MSQPSGAPAADVELRLRADLANLPIVRAVAAAVAMAADFTVDEIADLRLAVDEVCSQLIVLATPGADLDCRFTREPDGVSFGASTRSHTGTAPATDTFGWHVLRTLADSVETGLGEGVRPPVHITVRKARGR
- a CDS encoding SigB/SigF/SigG family RNA polymerase sigma factor: MSAETPTGSTHEYSHLAPLFTELGELPEGDDRREAVRDKLVTGHLALAEHIAMRFAHRGVARDDLTQVATVGLIHAVDRFDPTRGIDFLSFAVPTIMGEVRRYFRDTAWSVRVPRRLKELHLTITAAGNELSQRLGRAPTPSEIATHLGMSREEVYEGLEAGQVYQSVSLDEALSSGDPDSDPLADTLGEDDAALLGIEDHESLRPLIERLPERERRILMLRFFRNMTQTQIAEKIGVSQMHVSRLLTRTLETLRAGLVTDER
- a CDS encoding SpoIIE family protein phosphatase translates to MVERAGGLRELMTAVDWATTPLGPRDGWDPQLRAVVRTMLSSSQQMVTFWGPDRVALYNDAYAPTIGDKHPRALGRPARENWGELWEVLDPLLEQVTRTGESFWAKDHPFPIARRGFLEQTYFDLSYDPVLTDADGTVGGVLCLVTETTGRVLGERRMRTLGELGTALAGVTDVERISEVAARVLAGNREDLPEVSILAFGHDDGDPVLREVAETGTAAWLAPERLALPLLWASSTAAVMVVRVNPMLEVEGGYRDFLDLVAATTSAVLTRAVAQEQERLRARALAELDRARTELFANISHELRTPLTLISGPAEDALADVDDPPPPRQRDRLELIRRNAARLRRMVDNILDFTRIESGALRAERVGTDLSAFTKAIARSFEPAVERAGLELRLDCPPVSREVFLDREMWQRILLNLLSNAVKYTLSGRITVAITATPERVEISVSDTGLGIPADQLPLVFRRFHRVRGAGGRSHEGTGIGLALVRQLVTLHDGAITADSTPGEGTTFTVTLPYGTGAPGTGAPPPESTVDDYLEEAYRWTERTGVEQDTATRVPAGRTAGATVLVVEDNADLRGFLARLLGAHWSVVVAASGEEALAAIGDQRPDLVLSDVAMPGMDGFGLLAALREDPATEQIPVILLSARAGEEAAIEGLAAGADDYLVKPFSSPELLARVRSTLELARVRTQQAAWRAALVDALDDGFFTVDADGTLLEMNAACGTILGWGAEGLPYRPPYPWWPTDPRQRGDRERVLAQTLSGEGGRYVQPARRPDGREIWIALALSRVPAPAGDGRIYVGTVREVTEDVRAAERDQAQAGLATALANATGVGQVIDVASRMVGSAWQAGPAVVVEWPGDPFGAGAPEVRSEGGTAWTALPEPVRSALERARQSRLVQVVTDERGAATGIAGPLDTAAPPTAVWLAFTEPRPLTEVDRYLFGALCGQLGVALSRARSYDTLRTVAETLQRSTLGPTNLPDGFAVRYEPAVSPLEVGGDWYDVVTLDEHRVAVVVGDCVGRGLAAASVMGQLRSACRALLLRAIGPADMLTALDDFADLLPGAVCTTLFCAVIDDRGELIYSSAGHPPALIVDPSGATTALDKGTSVPLAVPSPTPRTQARTRITPGSTLLLYTDGLVERRGESLDDGMARAEQALRVNRDQSPTDLADKLLAELLPTGGHDDDVAVLLYRHPGGENG
- a CDS encoding metallophosphoesterase family protein, which produces MDRVGTLLAISDLHISYAENREIVRDLHPESADDWLIVAGDVAEQVADVEWALELLAGRFAKVVWTPGNHELWTMPADAVQARGVERYQAFVDTCRRIGVLSPEDEYPLWEGADGPVRVAPLFLGYDYTFRPEGAATKDEALKIAHASGVVCTDEYYLHPDPYPSRDDWCRARVAETEARLAAAADPAAPFVLVNHYPLVREPTRVLRYPEFAQWCGTELTADWHTRFPTAVMVYGHLHIPRITHYDGVRFQEVSLGYPREWRRHGHPHGLLRKVLTAHERV
- a CDS encoding STAS domain-containing protein, which encodes MSTSDLLTAEFADREDAVLLHVRGEIDMGTAPVLREHLEAAVAKGEIDTPVLLDLTKVGFLASAGLALLVEYHTRCRDAARPLRILTDGGAVLRAIQVSSLDNVLEVHRSVADALAAG
- a CDS encoding ANTAR domain-containing protein, which produces MSPDPGSRVAQLQSELDGLRRALRTRATIEQAMGVLVVLRRCSPKEAFDALVRLSQQYNTKLHRVAHLVVGMFAEPSVEPMDSYLRRNIGVDDPEDDAGEPDRFDAELLAAARALAEAGDGQVELERAVRDLHRVLVERGWVPPYDVLGPIADGSRA